A region from the Lycium barbarum isolate Lr01 chromosome 8, ASM1917538v2, whole genome shotgun sequence genome encodes:
- the LOC132605745 gene encoding peroxisomal membrane protein 13 isoform X2, with protein sequence MSPMSGSSPPPKPWERAGSSSGPGPFKPPSAGTTSDVVEASGTARPGEIVSTANRNTAAINSTLARPVPTRPWEQQQTYGSSYGGINSGMNYNSGYGTGTYGSYGGGYGSTYGSGLYGNSMYRGGYGGLSGGGMYGGGMYGGGMGGYGMGGMGGMGGMGGMGMGPYGDQDPNNPYGAPSSPPGFWISFMHVMQGVVTFFGRVAMLIDQNTQAFHMFMSALLQLFDRSGVLYGELARFVLRLLGVKTKPNKMHPPGPNGQHGPNALPGPHQPHGNQNLIEGPKAAPGAAWNDVWGDNAQ encoded by the exons ATGTCACCCATGTCAG GTAGTAGCCCACCCCCGAAACCCTGGGAACGAGCTGGGTCTTCTTCAGGCCCTGGACCTTTTAAGCCCCCCTCTGCTGGCACCACGAGTGACGTAGTAGAGGCATCAGGAACTGCCAGGCCTGGTGAGATTGTTTCAACTGCTAATAGGAATACAGCTGCTATTAATAGCACACTTGCAAGGCCTGTACCTACTCGACCTTGGGAGCAGCAGCAAACTTACGGTAGCTCATACGGAG GTATTAATTCAGGTATGAATTATAATTCTGGATATGGAACTGGAACATATGGTTCTTATGGTGGTGGCTATGGAAGCACATATGGAAGTGGTTTGTATGGAAACAGTATGTACAGAGGAGGTTATGGTGGACTTTCAGGTGGTGGCATGTATGGTGGTGGCATGTATGGTGGAGGAATGGGGGGTTATGGCATGGGCGGCATGGGCGGTATGGGTGGCATGGGCGGAATGGGCATGGGACCCTACGGGGACCAAGATCCAAATAATCCATATGGCGCTCCATCTTCTCCACCAGGCTTCTGGATCTCCTTCATGCACGTG ATGCAAGGTGTTGTAACTTTCTTTGGCCGAGTTGCAATGTTGATTGACCAGAATACCCAGGCATTTCACATGTTCATGTCGGCACTCCTTCAG CTGTTTGATCGCTCAGGGGTATTATATGGAGAGCTGGCAAGATTTGTGCTGAGATTGCTGGGGGTCAAAACAAAGCCCAACAAAATGCACCCCCCAGGCCCTAATGGACAACATGGCCCTAATGCACTTCCTGGTCCTCACCAACCTCACGGGAATCAGAACCTTATCGAGGGGCCTAAGGCTGCTCCAGGTGCTGCATGGAACGATGTGTGGGGGGATAATGCACAGTGA
- the LOC132605745 gene encoding peroxisomal membrane protein 13 isoform X1: MENGPPQPSGSSPPPKPWERAGSSSGPGPFKPPSAGTTSDVVEASGTARPGEIVSTANRNTAAINSTLARPVPTRPWEQQQTYGSSYGGINSGMNYNSGYGTGTYGSYGGGYGSTYGSGLYGNSMYRGGYGGLSGGGMYGGGMYGGGMGGYGMGGMGGMGGMGGMGMGPYGDQDPNNPYGAPSSPPGFWISFMHVMQGVVTFFGRVAMLIDQNTQAFHMFMSALLQLFDRSGVLYGELARFVLRLLGVKTKPNKMHPPGPNGQHGPNALPGPHQPHGNQNLIEGPKAAPGAAWNDVWGDNAQ; encoded by the exons ATGGAAAACGGACCGCCACAACCCTCAG GTAGTAGCCCACCCCCGAAACCCTGGGAACGAGCTGGGTCTTCTTCAGGCCCTGGACCTTTTAAGCCCCCCTCTGCTGGCACCACGAGTGACGTAGTAGAGGCATCAGGAACTGCCAGGCCTGGTGAGATTGTTTCAACTGCTAATAGGAATACAGCTGCTATTAATAGCACACTTGCAAGGCCTGTACCTACTCGACCTTGGGAGCAGCAGCAAACTTACGGTAGCTCATACGGAG GTATTAATTCAGGTATGAATTATAATTCTGGATATGGAACTGGAACATATGGTTCTTATGGTGGTGGCTATGGAAGCACATATGGAAGTGGTTTGTATGGAAACAGTATGTACAGAGGAGGTTATGGTGGACTTTCAGGTGGTGGCATGTATGGTGGTGGCATGTATGGTGGAGGAATGGGGGGTTATGGCATGGGCGGCATGGGCGGTATGGGTGGCATGGGCGGAATGGGCATGGGACCCTACGGGGACCAAGATCCAAATAATCCATATGGCGCTCCATCTTCTCCACCAGGCTTCTGGATCTCCTTCATGCACGTG ATGCAAGGTGTTGTAACTTTCTTTGGCCGAGTTGCAATGTTGATTGACCAGAATACCCAGGCATTTCACATGTTCATGTCGGCACTCCTTCAG CTGTTTGATCGCTCAGGGGTATTATATGGAGAGCTGGCAAGATTTGTGCTGAGATTGCTGGGGGTCAAAACAAAGCCCAACAAAATGCACCCCCCAGGCCCTAATGGACAACATGGCCCTAATGCACTTCCTGGTCCTCACCAACCTCACGGGAATCAGAACCTTATCGAGGGGCCTAAGGCTGCTCCAGGTGCTGCATGGAACGATGTGTGGGGGGATAATGCACAGTGA